A genomic window from Cricetulus griseus strain 17A/GY chromosome 4, alternate assembly CriGri-PICRH-1.0, whole genome shotgun sequence includes:
- the LOC100771909 gene encoding olfactory receptor 5K1, with translation MVEENHTMTREFILTGFTDSLEMKALLFVVFFVIYLITMVGNMGLMILISKEHSLHTPMYIFLGNLAFVDSCCACAITPKMLGNFFSEDRIISLYECMAQFYFLCTVETADCFLLAAMAYDRYVAICNPLHYHTMMSKKLCLQMTAGAFVAGNLHSMIHVGLLFRLAFCGSNHINHFYCDILPLYRLSCVDPYVNELVLFVFSGSIQVFTIGSVLISYLYIVFTIFQMKSKEGRIKAFSTCASHFLSVSLFYGSLFFMYIRPNLLEEGDKDIPAAILFTIVVPLLNPFIYSLRNKEVKNVLQKILVRKKIIARNFKQASAVA, from the coding sequence ATGGTTGAAGAAAATCACACGATGACACGTGAGTTTATCCTCACAGGATTTACAGACTCTCTAGAAATGAAGGCCCTTCTGTTTGTGGTATTCTTTGTCATCTATCTGATCACCATGGTAGGGAATATGGGCCTGATGattctgatttccaaagaacATTCTCTTCACACGCCAATGTACATCTTTCTGGGAAACCTGGCTTTCGTGGATTCTTGCTGTGCCTGTGCTATTACTCCCAAAATGTTGGGGAACTTTTTTTCAGAGGACAGAATAATCTCTCTGTATGAATGCATGgcacagttttattttctttgcactGTTGAAACTGCAGACTGCTTCCTTCTGGCagcaatggcctatgaccgctatgtggccatatGCAACCCACTGCACTACCACACCATGATGTCCAAGAAGCTCTGCCTTCAGATGACTGCAGGAGCCTTCGTAGCTGGAAACCTGCACTCCATGATTCACGTGGGGCTGCTATTTAGACTGGCATTCTGTGGGTCTAATCACATCAACCACTTTTATTGTGACATTCTTCCTTTGTACAGACTCTCCTGTGTTGACCCCTATGTCAATGAGCTTGTGCTGTTTGTCTTTTCAGGCTCAATTCAAGTCTTCACAATAGGCAGTGTCCTTATATCTTACCTGTacattgtttttacaattttcCAAATGAAATCCAAAGAGGGGAGGATCaaagccttctccacctgtgCGTCCCACTTTCTGTCTGTGTCACTATTCTAtggttctcttttcttcatgtacATAAGGCCAAATTTGCTAGAAGAAGGAGATAAGGATATACCAGCTGCTATTTTGTTTACAATAGTGGTTCCCTTGCTGAACCCTTTCATCTATAGCTtgagaaataaagaagtaaagaatGTCTTGCAAAAAATcctagtgagaaaaaaaataattgcaaGAAATTTTAAACAGGCATCTGCTGTAGCTTAA